TCGACGACTGGCGCAACGTGGCCGGCATCGACGACCAGCGTGGAGACGTTGTGCCCTATCTCGAGTACGTGCCCGACGTCGACCTGCTGGAGTTCAAAGTGGCCCACGACGACGAGCACCTCTATCTCTATGCCCGCGTGGCGGGGCAGGTCGGTCGCACGCACCCCCACGGCGGGCGGGCGTACTTCTATGCCTATATGGACGTCGACCAGAATCCCGAGACCGGCTTCCTGCCCACCCGCGACGACGACTGCTACTACGGCGTCGACATCGGCGACGATTGCGAGGTGCAGTTCGAGTTCGTCGACAACAAGTTCCGCAAGACCTTTTACGGCTTCTGCGGTATCGGCGGCAACGAGAACGTGCTCAAGCAGCAGGTGACGCTCGGCAAGAGCATCTACGGCCGGCTGGACGAGCAGGGCAACGAACGCCCGAACTATAAGGCAGAATATACGTTCCGCGCTGGCAAGACCGAGATTACCGAAGATCTCAAGCTCGGTACGAGCGACTCGATCCTGCTGGCGATCTCGCCCGACGGGCGCGAGGTGGAGGTCGTTTCTTCCTTGGCCGGCTTCCTGAAGGATCCCCAGGGAAAGCCCACCGTGCAACTTGGCCAAACGATCGATATCGCGGCCGGCATGGAGAGCGACAGCAAGGCCTATCCCGGCAAGACACGTTGGGGCGCCGACAGCACGCCGGCGATTCGCGGTTATCGCCTCGAACCGAACTCGACAGCCAGTCCCTAGGCTGACGGATAGCACCTATTCGATGCTTCTCGTGCAGGGCTTATTGAACCGCAACGCGGCACACGACAAGATAACGTTGAGACTCGCGTGAATGCTCGACCGTCGTGTTGCCGACGGTCGCCGCGCGGGGCGAGGGTCCGCTGCTCGAACACTGAGCAGCCCGAAAGGAGTTCATCATGGCCGGAGTCGACCGTCTGGTGCAGCGCATCCGCGACGAGTTTTCAGCCAGCGAAGCAAGCATCAAGCAATTCCAGCAACAGCAAACCGATCTGCACCAGGCGCGTGAGAAGCGCGAGGAGCAGCTCGAACAACTGTTTGGCCAGTTGACCGACGTCTGGCGTCCGCGTCTCGAGGCGTTGGCCAAGGAATTCGGCGATCGCCTGCAAGTGCAGCCGGCGGTAAACCGCGGACGTCGTCAGGCGACCTTCGAGGTGAAATCTCCTGTCGCCTCGATCAAGCTGGGCTTCACCGCCTCGGGCAATACCGACGTGACCGAGCTGGTGCTGACCTACGATCTCGACATCCTGCCGATCCTGATGGAGTTCGAGCGTCATGCCGAGATCTCTTATCCCTTGGATCAGGTCGATCCCGACCAGGTCGCGCAGTGGTTCGACGATCGCATCGTGGGCTTCGTCAAGACTTATCTCGCGCTGCACTCCAACCAGTACTACCTCAAGGATTTGATGGTCGAAGATCCCGTCGCGCACGTCAGCTTTCCCAAGTTCGCGGCGGGGGCCACGCGCGAGCGCGGCGGCAAGACGCTGTATTTCGTCAGCGAGTCGACAGCGGCCGAGTTCGACGCGCAGAACAAGTCGTAACGCGGTTGTTTCACCGGTTACCGGTCAACGTCCTCCCCTCGTAAGAGTCGGTCCTTTCGCACGACCGCATCCATGAGCGAACCCACGACGAAGTTGAAGAGGAAGAAGTACGAGAAAGAGCTCCGCAAGCTACAAGCCGAATTGTGCAAGCTGCAAGAGTGGGTCAAGCACACGGGGCAGCGCATCATCGTGGTCTTCGAGGGGCGCGACGCTGCGGGCAAAGGGGGGACCATTCGCGCCATCACCGAACGCGTCAGCCCACGCGTCTTCCGCGCCGTCGCCTTGCCGGCACCGTCGGACCGCGAAAAGACGCAGATGTACATGCAGCGTTACATGGCCCACTTTCCGGCCGCGGGCGAGATCGTCATCTTCGATCGCAGTTGGTACAACCGCGCCGGCGTGGAGCACGTGATGGGCTTCTGCACGCCCGAACAGCACGCGGGCTTTCTGGCGAAATGTCCGGAAATCGAGCAGTACGTCGTCGAAAGCGGGATCCGGCTGATCAAGATCTGGCTCGAGGTGAGCGACGAGGAGCAGAAGCGCCGCTTCGAGGCCCGCATCGACGATCCTTTGCGCCAGTGGAAGCTGAGCCCGATGGATCTCCCCTCGCGAAGCAAGTGGTATCAGTATTCGAGGGCCCGGGACGAAATGCTCGCCGCCACCGACACCGCACACGCGCCGTGGTACATTCTCCGTTCAGACGACAAACGACGCGCCCGGTTGAACTGCATCACGCACCTGATCCGCGAGATCCCCTACAAGCCCGTGCCGCGTGAAAAGGTCGGTTTGCCCAAACGCTCGAGCAAGGGGCAGTACGACGACGTGGCCTCGATCGCGAAACGCAAGTTCGTCCGCGAAGTTTACTGAGGACCATCCGAGAAGAGATGACACTCACTTGCCCCAACGGCCCCCCTTTCCGCCGGAGTGCGCTATCATGATTCGACGTCGACCCGCGATCGGCCCCGCTGGGAGCGTCGCTGCGCTCGGGCTGATTGCCGTTGTCTTGCCACTGGTCGCGGGCTGCGAAACGGCGGCCGAAGTCGTTTCCCCGGTGCAAGTGCCCAAGGTCACGGTGGCGCCGGTCATCGAGCATGAGACCATCGACTACGACGAGTACACGGGTCGCACCGAAGCCTCCGCCGCCGTCGAAATTCGAGCCCGCGTCTTCGGCTACTTGAAAGATACGTTTTTCAAGGATGGCGACATGGTGCAGGAAGGCCAGCTTCTCTTCACGATCGAGCCCGACGAATACCAGGCCATCCACGAGCAATCGCTGTCGAAGATCGCCGTCTGGGAATCGAAGCTCGAATTGGCGCAGGCGCAGCTCGAACGGCGCAAGGTGCTGCTACCCAAGGGAGCCATCAGCCAGGAAGAGTTCGAGGAATACGTCGCCACGGTGCGCGAGGCGGAAGCCGCGCTAGCCGCCGCCAAGGCCGACGCCAATAAAACGTCCATCGATTTGAAGTACACCGAGGTTCACGCTCCCATCAGCGGCCGCATCGATCGAGCTTACGAAACCAAGGGAACGCTACTCACCGGAGGAATCGGCGCCGGCACGCTGCTTACCAAGATCGTTAGCGAGCAGCCGATGTACGTCTACTTCGACGTCGACGAGCGCTCGCTCCTGCGCTACATGCGCGAGCGGAAAAGCACGAAAGAAACGGCCCCCGGCAGCCTGAGAGAACTGGGCGTGCCCTGCTACGTGCAACTGGCCGACGAAACGGACTTTCCGCACCAGGGGGAACTCGATTTCGCCGATAGCGAGGTCAACACCAGCACGGGCACGGCCCGCGTACGCGGCGTGTTTCCAAACGAAGATCGCTCGCTCGTCAGCGGGCTCTATGTTCGCGTGCGCGTGCCGGCGAGCGAGCGTTACCAGGCCATGCTGATTCCCGAGCGGGCGCTCGCCACCGATCAAGACATCAAGTACGTGTACGTGGTCGGCCAGGAGGGCATCGCCACGCGGCGCAACGTCGAACTGGGGGCCCAGCGCGGCGATCTGCGGATCATCACCGCGGGGCTCGAACCTGGCGAGCAAGTCATCGTCAAGGGGTTACAGCGCGTGCGGCCGGGCCAGAAGGTCGAAGCCGAGACGGAGACCACCGCGGCCTCGTCCGCGGTGGCCGTTGAACCCGCGGCAACGAACGAGCGCGCCACCGAACCGCCCGCCCCGGCAGAGGAGCGGTAATCGGCATGGCCAGCTTCTTTATCTCGCGGCCGATCTTTGCCGCGGTCATCTCGATCATCATCACGCTCGCCGGCGGCATCGCCGTGATGTTGCTGCCGGTGGCGCAGTACCCCGAGATCACGCCCCCCACGGTGCAGGTGAGCTGCACTTATCCCGGCGCGAATGCCAAAGTCGTGGCCGAGACGGTCGCCGCCCCGATCGAGCAACAGGTGATCGGCGTCGAGAACATGCTCTACATGAGCTCGCAGAGCACGAACGACGGCGGTTACAACCTGACCGTGACGTTCGAGGTAGGCACGAATCTCGACATGGCGCAGGTGCTCGTGCAGAACCGCGTCAACCTGGCACTGCCCACCCTCCCTTCTGAAGTCAAGCAGACGGGCGTCAGCGTCAAGAAGAAGTCGCCCAGCATCTTGCTGGTGGTGAATCTGATCTCGCCGACGGGCAAATACGATCAGCTCTACCTGAGCAATTTCGCCACGATCCGCCTGCGCGACGAACTGGCCCAGGTAAAGGGGGTCGGCGACGTTACGTTCCTCGGACAACTCGACTACAGCATGCGGGCCTGGCTCGATCCGAATCGCATGGCCGCGCGCAATCTGGCTGCCAGCGATGTCGTCCAGGCGCTGCGCGAACAGAACGTGCAAGTCGCGGCCGGCGCCTTGGGCCGCCCGCCCGTGCCGACGGGGCAGGCGTTTCAATACACGCTGAGCACCATGGGTCGGCTCGTCGATCCCGAGCAGTTCGCCGACATCGTGTTGAAAACCGGCGAGGATGGACAGGTCACGCGGCTGCGCGACGTCGTCAGCGATCAACGCATCGCTCCCGACGGCCGCACGGTCGGCGGCATTCAACTCGGCGCCAAGAACGAAGACACCTCGTGTACGCTCGACGGTCAACCGTCGGTCGGGTTGGGGATCTTCCAGCTCCCGGGCTCGAACGCGCTGCAAACGGCCGAAGGCATTCGCCTCCGCATGGAAGAGCTGAAACGCACCTTCCCCCCCGATGTCGACTATGCGATCGTCTACGACACGACCCCCTTCATCAACGAGTCGATCGCCGAGGTGTTCAAGGCGCTGCGCGACGCGATCATCCTCGTAGCGCTCGTGGTGCTGATGTTCTTGCAGTCATGGCGGGCCACGCTGATTCCACTCATTGCCGTACCCGTGGCCATCGTCGGCACGTTCGCCGTCATGCTCGGTTTGGGCTTCAGCCTGAACAATCTCTCGTTGTTTGGGCTGGTGCTGGCCATCGGCATCGTCGTCGACGACGCCATCGTGGTGGTCGAGGCGGTCGAACATCACCTCGAACATGGCATGCCGCCGAAGCAAGCCGCCCTCAAGGCCATGAGCGAAGTGTCCGGCCCGATCGTGGCCATCTCACTCGTGTTGATGTGCGTCTTTATTCCCTGTGCGTTCATCACGGGTATCACGGGGCAATTCTTCCGGCAATTCGCCCTGACGATCGCCGTGTCGACCTTCTTCTCGGCGGTGAATTCGCTCACGCTCAGCCCAGCCTTGTGCGCCCTGCTCCTGCGAGCCAAGCACGAGCAACGCGATCCGCTCACCCGCTTGTTGAACCTCGTACTGGGCTGGTTCTTCCGCCTCTTCAACACCGGCTTCAACAAGACGGCCGATCTCTACTCGCGCGGCGTGGGGCTGCTGTTGCGCGGAAGCGCGATCGTGCTGCTCGTTTACGCGGGGCTGTTGTTTCTCACGTATCTGAGCTTTACCCGAGTGCCCACCGGTTTCATCCCGCCCCAAGACAAGGGCTATCTTCTCGTCGACGTGCGCCTGCCCGACTCCGCTTCGCTCGAGCGCACGCAGGCCGTGATGGCGCAGGTCGACAAAATCGCACGGGGGGAGGGAACTCCGGGCAATCACACAGCACACGACGCGCACGACGGCCATCAAGCAGCCGGCGGGGGCATTCCTGGCATTG
The nucleotide sequence above comes from Pirellulales bacterium. Encoded proteins:
- the ppk2 gene encoding polyphosphate kinase 2, producing MSEPTTKLKRKKYEKELRKLQAELCKLQEWVKHTGQRIIVVFEGRDAAGKGGTIRAITERVSPRVFRAVALPAPSDREKTQMYMQRYMAHFPAAGEIVIFDRSWYNRAGVEHVMGFCTPEQHAGFLAKCPEIEQYVVESGIRLIKIWLEVSDEEQKRRFEARIDDPLRQWKLSPMDLPSRSKWYQYSRARDEMLAATDTAHAPWYILRSDDKRRARLNCITHLIREIPYKPVPREKVGLPKRSSKGQYDDVASIAKRKFVREVY
- a CDS encoding efflux RND transporter periplasmic adaptor subunit, encoding MIRRRPAIGPAGSVAALGLIAVVLPLVAGCETAAEVVSPVQVPKVTVAPVIEHETIDYDEYTGRTEASAAVEIRARVFGYLKDTFFKDGDMVQEGQLLFTIEPDEYQAIHEQSLSKIAVWESKLELAQAQLERRKVLLPKGAISQEEFEEYVATVREAEAALAAAKADANKTSIDLKYTEVHAPISGRIDRAYETKGTLLTGGIGAGTLLTKIVSEQPMYVYFDVDERSLLRYMRERKSTKETAPGSLRELGVPCYVQLADETDFPHQGELDFADSEVNTSTGTARVRGVFPNEDRSLVSGLYVRVRVPASERYQAMLIPERALATDQDIKYVYVVGQEGIATRRNVELGAQRGDLRIITAGLEPGEQVIVKGLQRVRPGQKVEAETETTAASSAVAVEPAATNERATEPPAPAEER
- a CDS encoding efflux RND transporter permease subunit, which encodes MASFFISRPIFAAVISIIITLAGGIAVMLLPVAQYPEITPPTVQVSCTYPGANAKVVAETVAAPIEQQVIGVENMLYMSSQSTNDGGYNLTVTFEVGTNLDMAQVLVQNRVNLALPTLPSEVKQTGVSVKKKSPSILLVVNLISPTGKYDQLYLSNFATIRLRDELAQVKGVGDVTFLGQLDYSMRAWLDPNRMAARNLAASDVVQALREQNVQVAAGALGRPPVPTGQAFQYTLSTMGRLVDPEQFADIVLKTGEDGQVTRLRDVVSDQRIAPDGRTVGGIQLGAKNEDTSCTLDGQPSVGLGIFQLPGSNALQTAEGIRLRMEELKRTFPPDVDYAIVYDTTPFINESIAEVFKALRDAIILVALVVLMFLQSWRATLIPLIAVPVAIVGTFAVMLGLGFSLNNLSLFGLVLAIGIVVDDAIVVVEAVEHHLEHGMPPKQAALKAMSEVSGPIVAISLVLMCVFIPCAFITGITGQFFRQFALTIAVSTFFSAVNSLTLSPALCALLLRAKHEQRDPLTRLLNLVLGWFFRLFNTGFNKTADLYSRGVGLLLRGSAIVLLVYAGLLFLTYLSFTRVPTGFIPPQDKGYLLVDVRLPDSASLERTQAVMAQVDKIARGEGTPGNHTAHDAHDGHQAAGGGIPGIAHTIVISGQSFVQNAIGSNYGSIYVILDEFHHRHGADMHADAIAAQLRDACYREVQEASVAVFGAPAVDGLGNAGGFKLMVRDVGDLGLDLLQETSEDLAAEGNQQPGIVGMYTAFRARTPQMYVDVDRERCKQMGVALDEIFLTLQLYLGGYYTNDFNQFGRTWQVNLQSDPDFRLTPEQVRQLKVRNAQGEMVPLGSVVHISDTGGPAMVVRYNGVTAAAVNGGSLPGVSSGTVIKTIERIAEQVLPQGMNFQWTELTLLQILAGNTAIVVFGLAVVLVFLVLAAQYESLSLPFAVILVVPMCLLCSIVGVAMAGMDINIFVQIGFVVLVGLASKNAILIVEFAKEKTAQGVAAADATVEACRLRLRPIIMTSLAFILGVVPLALAVGAGAEMRRALGIAVFSGMLGVTLFGILLTPVFFYIVVRLVGTKSSAQSDTDPHASVAIVEPTAGNGEMTGTSPSSTIPAP